One segment of Ornithodoros turicata isolate Travis unplaced genomic scaffold, ASM3712646v1 Chromosome140, whole genome shotgun sequence DNA contains the following:
- the LOC135372395 gene encoding uncharacterized protein LOC135372395, which translates to MTDNSSAEKAALNKVWPKGLQLLCHFHILQAEWRWLTSAKNNVDKDERRKLISKGSVLYAHSEEELDAATASLQSQSHPGYTARVEAMLERKEEWVLLCRNTITIRGHNTNNFAEASIRILKDIILNRTKAFNAVALADFVATVWEKYFEGRILKHAYSRVAAHELQYHHLVSRMPDSAEGNIVLLNDDLYNVPSSKQDGTSYEVWAKTGVCSCPSGRQGAFCKHQAVVHMRYGGLFPNAPVLTSEDHYELGRLALGEKCPPYDFFCSFQDSVYHFQPECPIVHERESDPCAPPSPDPLPSTSGFNEPESVHLGTESNLQAIQSELQRLSTLVGHNDTFEKCLGKIASQLSHIKTGCGAVGAAITISSALVNHARKEGKGKGKGGKIRVQPTAIARRRGGVTRGSKRIPAGRPPKEPARKRAKKLGHTISSSIRKNVPHAKQHGQGH; encoded by the exons ATGACAGATAATTCCTCTGCTGAAAAAGCAGCCTTGAACAAGGTCTGGCCTAAGGGACTCCAACTTCTTTGTCATTTCCACATACTTCAAGCTGAATGGAGATGGTTGACATCCGCGAAGAATAATGTGGACAAGGATGAAAGGCGGAAGCTAATTTCCAAAGGGTCC GTCCTCTATGCCCATTCTGAAGAAGAGCTTGATGCAGCAACAGCCAGCCTTCAGAGCCAGTCCCACCCAGGGTACACTGCGAGGGTCGAAGCAATGCTTGAAAGGAAAGAGGAGTGGGTGTTGCTCTGCAGGAACACGATTACTATCCGCGGACACAACACCAATAACTTTGCTGAGGCCTCGATACGGATTTTAAAAGACATCATCCTTAATCGCACTAAAGCCTTCAATGCTGTTGCCCTAGCTGATTTTGTTGCAACAGTATGGGAAAAGTACTTTGAAGGAAGAATATTAAAGCATGCGTACAGCCGTGTTGCAGCGCATGAACTCCAGTACCACCACCTTGTCAGCAGAATGCCAGACAGTGCAGAAGGCAATATTGTACTTCTAAATGATGATCTGTACAATGTCCCAAGTAGCAAGCAGGATGGAACATCTTATGAGGTCTGGGCAAAGACAGGGGTTTGCAGTTGCCCAAGTGGACGGCAAGGTGCCTTCTGCAAACACCAGGCAGTTGTTCACATGAGATATGGTGGTCTTTTCCCAAATGCTCCTGTACTAACTTCTGAAGATCACTACGAATTAGGGAGGTTAGCCCTTGGAGAGAAGTGTCCACCATACGATTTTTTCTGCAGCTTCCAGGACAGTGTGTACCATTTTCAGCCTGAATGCCCCATAGTACATGAGAGGGAGTCTGATCCGTGTGCACCCCCTTCCCCAGACCCATTGCCATCAACATCTGGCTTCAATGAACCAGAATCGGTTCATCTG GGTACTGAAAGCAACCTGCAAGCAATACAAAGTGAACTGCAACGACTGTCCACACTAGTCGGACACAACGACACCTTTGAAAAGTGTCTTGGAAAGATCGCATCACAACTGAGCCACATCAAGACAGGATGTGGTGCAGTCGGAGCAGCTATCACAATAAGTTCTGCACTTGTGAACCATGCAAGAAAGGAAGggaaagggaagggaaagggtGGGAAAATTCGAGTTCAGCCCACAGCAATAGCACGAAGGCGGGGTGGGGTTACGAGGGGCTCAAAGAGAATTCCTGCTGGCCGACCTCCCAAGGAACCAGCTCGGAAAAGGGCAAAGAAACTGGGTCACACAATCAGCAGCAGCATAAGAAAGAACGTTCCCCATGCTAAGCAGCACGGTCAGGGTCACTAA